In the genome of Raphanus sativus cultivar WK10039 chromosome 4, ASM80110v3, whole genome shotgun sequence, one region contains:
- the LOC108852085 gene encoding histone-lysine N-methyltransferase ATXR6: MVVWLRRRTQATNPRSDLPRSIAADDSDSELDTVCEECSSGKQPAKLLLCDKCDKGFHLFCLRPILVSVPKGSWFCPSCSKTQIPKSFPLVQTKLIDFFRIKRSPGSTSSPDSSSIGKKRKRTSLVMSKKKRKLLPYIPTVDPQRRLEQMASLATALRASDTEFRNELTYVSGKAPRSANKAVLEKGGMQVLSKQDAETLALCKNMMDRGECPPLMVVFDPYEGFTVEADRCIKDLTIITEYVGDVDYLSNREDDYDGDSMMTLLHASDPSQCLVICPDRRSNIARFISGINNHTPEGRKKQNLKCVRFNVNGEARVLLVANRDISKGERLYYDYNGYEHSYPTEHFV, translated from the exons ATGGTGGTATGGCTGCGAAGAAGAACCCAGGCGACAAACCCTAGATCCGATCTTCCGAGATCCATAGCAGCAGATGATTCCGATTCGGAGTTGGATACGGTTTGCGAAGAATGCAGCTCCGGGAAACAACCGGCGAAGCTGCTACTCTGCGACAAATGCGACAAAGGGTTCCATCTCTTCTGTCTCAGACCAATCCTCGTCTCCGTTCCCAAAGGCTCCTGGTTCTGCCCTTCCTGTTCTAAAACCCAGATCCCCAAat cTTTCCCTCTTGTTCAGACCAAACTCATTGACTTCTTCCGGATTAAGCGGTCTCCAGGCTCAACTTCTTCTCCAG ATAGCAGCAGCATTGGGAAGAAACGGAAAAGGACGAGCTTGGTGATGTctaagaagaagaggaagcttCTTCCTTACATCCCCACCGTTGATCCTCAACGGAGGCTGGAGCAAATGGCTTCTCTAGCCACCGCGTTGAGAGCCTCCGACACTGAGTTCAGGAACGAGCTCACTTATGTATCTGGCAAGGCTCCAAGATCTGCCAACAAGGCTGTCCTTGAGAAAGGAGGCATGCAG GTTTTAAGTAAACAAGACGCAGAGACCTTAGCCTTGTGCAAGAACATGATGGACCGTGGTGAATGCCCGCCGCTTATGGTCGTCTTCGATCCTTATGAAGG GTTCACAGTGGAGGCGGACAGGTGTATAAAAGACTTAACCATAATCACAGAGTACGTTGGAGATGTTGATTATCTGAGCAACAGAGAAGATGACTATGATGGAGACAGCATGATGACGCTACTCCATGCCTCTGATCCTTCCCAGTGTCTTGTTATTTGTCCTGACAGACGCAGTAACATTGCTCGTTTCATCAGCGGCATCAACAATCACACCCC AGAAGGGAGGAAAAAGCAGAACCTGAAATGTGTGAGGTTCAACGTCAACGGAGAAGCTAGAGTTCTTCTGGTAGCTAATAGAGACATATCTAAAGGGGAGCGGTTGTATTATGATTACAACGGATATGAACATTCATATCCAACTGAACATTTTGTATAA
- the LOC108853766 gene encoding MAG2-interacting protein 2, with product MESPRQKVLYEIRNHASLPFVPRYPPLPQADATVSKGGLRSLVSIRGVSQLKEKWSGYWHPRKNNKPISLFISPRGEFVAVTSGNHVTILRKDDDYSKPCGSYTASISGSFTSGIWSENHDVLGLVDDTETLFFIKANGEEISQVTKRNLKVSSSVLGLMENDDGLQTSCLCSFSVLTSDGLIHHVEISREPSASVFSKHASNSNPSLRKQFPNHVFCFDYLPDLSFLLIVGSAAGVSSTGSSGSSCISLWRKCQNSGLELLSTSKFEGVYCDGQESQVAYPKVLISPQGSHVASLDSNGRLHLFELDKERLILSCSPSEDSSTSLERLSNVVDFTWWSDHALTILKRSGNISIFDIPRCVIVKEDATIYSMPVVERVRKFEGHIFLLESLAQEAKSALAKVNSDPSELHHSSDRGMLWRLISFTEKTIPEMYKILVENCQYQEALDFADSHGLDRDEVFKSRWLNSEKGPSDVSMILSKIKDKAFVLSECLDRIGPTEDSMKALLGHGLHLTNRYVFSESEDQESKQLWEFRMARLRLLQFSERLDTYLGISMGRYSVQDYRKFRSSPINQAAIALAENGRIGALNLLVKRHPYSLASFTLKILAAIPETVPVETYAHLLPGKSPPTSMAVREEDWVECDKMVKFITKLPESDKNDSHIQTEPIVRRCLGYNWPSLEELTLWYKNRARDIDSSTGLLDNCICLIDIACRKGISEVEQFREDLSYLHQIIYSDEFGSEICFSLSLVGWEKLPDYDKFKIMLEGVKAETVVTRLHDKAIPFMQRRYSETTNHNEESFLVKWLKEIAAKSDMDLCSKVIEEGCTDLYTVCFFKDEVEVVDCALQCLYLCKVTDKWNVMATMLSKLPKIHDIHGGDDIQKRLKLAEGHIEAGRLLELYQVPKPINYFLEVHSDEKGVKQILRLMLSKFVRRQPGRSDNDWACMWRDLRQLQEKAFPFLDLEFMLTEFCRGLLKAGKFSLARNYLKGTGSVALPSEKAESLVINAAKEYFFSAPSLASEEIWRARECLNIFSSSRTVKAEADVIDAVTVRLPDLGVTLLPVQFKQVNDPMEIIKMAITGHPGAYLHVEELIEVAKLLGLNTSENISSVEEAIAREAAVAGDLQLAFDLCLVLTKKGHGPIWDLGAAIARGPALEHMDVSSRKQLLGFALGHCDDESISELLHAWKDLDLQGQCETLGILSESDSPEFRKMDGVSCLRDNPQMLDGLSFDQQLDLGRVKDTLSVVAKDLPVENSVDMESLLKENGKLLSFAASHLPWLLKLGRNRQLDKNLAIDSVPGKQFVSTKATALVTILSWLARNGFAPKDELIAMITDSIIEQPVTKEEDIVGCSFLLNLVDASNAVEVIEKQLRIRGNYQEIRSIMSLGMVYSLLHDSGVECTAPNQRRELLLKNFERKQIESLSDDVSRIDKLQSTFWKEWKHKLEEKMHVADRSRMLERIIPGVDTERFLAHDIDYIKAAVFSFIESLKSEKKLILKDVLKLADTYGLKQSEVILRYLSAILCSEVWTNEDITAEILQVKEEILAFASDTIQTISTFVYPAVSGLDKQRLAYIYSLLSECYCRLEESKEEASLVQQVQPDGSFAGFSNLYSILQQECSRVSFITDLDFKNIVGLGGLNLDRFNNEVHAHINEMNLEALAKMVENLTGFFVENSPKGLLSWQDVYVQYIMNLLDTLESRRDLDFGSAESFQGFLSQLEQTYDHSRVYIRVLEPLQALEIMKRHFMLVLPPSGSYVHIPDSSTWQECLILLINFWIRLADEMQEVKSSSPSLVENLILSPDCINSCLTVLIRLVMDDSLSPSQVWAAILVYLRSGLVGDYATEIFNFCRAIVFSGCGFGPISDVFSHLSSRYPTALQDLPHLYLSVLEPILQDLVSGAHETQNLYRLLSSLSNLEGNLDELKRVRLVVWEELVIFSENLELPSQVRVYSLELMQFISGKNIKGSSSELQSNVMPWDGSAELLLSRQKTEDDTLNQALPDQADGSSRLTNTLVALKSSQIAVASISPGLEISPEDLSSVETSVSCFSKLSAAVTTASQAGALLTILEGWEELFEAKKAELLPSNEATEEGNDWGDDDWNDGWETLQDLEPKEKEKKEHVVAAHPLHSCWLDLFRKYISLGMPEQVLRLIDGSLQKPEEVLLEDNEAESLTAGILASTDPFLALMISLLLPYERVRSQCLGVVEDKLKQEGLPELSSQNHHNVLLLVIYSETLSTIISNSSYGSVFSFLCYIVGKLSREFQEERIREAGNKEANTSSERRLLSCFGELMFPCFISGLVKAGQQILAGFLVTKFMHSNPSLSLINVTEASLRRYLEKQVESSEDSSGETTTELETLKNTVSNLRVNSKEVIRSALASLCTNNR from the exons ATGGAAAGTCCACGACAAAAAGTTCTGTACGAGATACGGAATCATGCCTCATTGCCCTTTGTTCCTAGATACCCTCCTCTTCCTCAG GCAGATGCAACGGTTTCCAAAGGAGGGCTTCGATCTCTTGTCTCTATAAGAG GTGTTAGTCAGCTCAAGGAAAAGTGGAGTGGATATTGGCATCCGAGGAAAAATAATAAACCTATTTCATTGTTTATTTCACCGAGAGGAGAATTTGTCGCTGTCACTTCGGGGAATCACGTTACGATCTTGCGGAAGGATGATGATTACAGCAAACCTTGTGGCTCTTATACAG CCAGCATATCAGGATCATTTACTTCTGGAATATGGTCCGAAAATCATGATGTTCTTGGTCTTGTGGATGATACCGAGACCCTCTTTTTCATCAAAGCCAACGGTGAAGAAATAAGTCAAGTCACAAAAAGAAATTTGAAGGTTTCTTCATCAGTATTAGGACTCATGGAGAATGACGATGGTTTGCAAACATCATGCTT GTGTTCATTCAGTGTACTTACATCAGATGGACTTATTCATCATGTCGAGATTAGCAGGGAGCCAAGTGCCTCGGTCTTCTCTAAACATGCTTCAAATAGCAATCCATCTTTGAGAAAGCAGTTCCCCAACCATGTTTTCTGCTTTGATTACCTTCCAGacctttcttttcttctcattGTTGGCAGTGCTGCAGGCGTATCATCGACAGGGAGTTCTG GTTCATCGTGTATTTCCCTTTGGCGCAAGTGTCAGAATTCAGGGCTGGAGCTGTTGTCCACCTCGAAATTTGAAGGCGTGTATTGTGACGGACAAGAGTCTCAGGTAGCATATCCAAAGGTTTTGATCTCACCTCAAGGGTCACATGTTGCGAGTCTTGATAGCAATGGGCGCCTGCATCTGTTCGAGTTGGACAAAGAAAGATTGATACTTTCGTGTTCTCCTTCTGAAGACAGTTCTACTTCACTAGAGCGTTTAAGCAATGTTGTAGACTTTACATGGTGGTCTGATCATGCCCTTACAATTTTGAAAAGGAGCGGTAACATTAGTATATTCGACATCCCTAGATGTGTTATAGTTAAAGAGGATGCCACCATTTATTCTATGCCTGTGGTGGAAAGAGTTAGGAAATTTGAAGGACacatttttcttttagaaagTTTAGCGCAGGAAGCAAAATCAGCTCTGGCCAAGGTTAACAGCGACCCAAGTGAATTGCATCATAGTAGTGATCGTGGTATGTTATGGAGGCTAATATCTTTTACTGAGAAAACAATTCCTGAAATGTATAAGATCTTAGTTGAGAACTGCCAGTATCAGGAGGCCTTGGATTTTGCTGATAGTCATGGCTTGGACAGAGATGAAGTTTTCAAGTCGAGATGGTTGAACTCAGAAAAAGGGCCAAGTGATGTGAGCATGATTCTGTCAAAGATAAAAGATAAAGCTTTTGTGCTCTCTGAATGCTTAGACAGAATTGGTCCAACAGAGGATTCTATGAAGGCCTTACTCGGGCATGGACTTCATCTTACTAACCGCTATGTATTCTCTGAATCTGAAGATCAAGAATCCAAACAACTTTGGGAATTTCGAATGGCCAGGCTTCGTCTATTACAGTTTAGTGAAAGACTCGACACATATTTGGGGATAAGCATGGGCAG ATATTCAGTGCAGGATTACAGAAAATTCCGGAGCAGTCCTATAAATCAGGCTGCAATAGCACTTGCTGAGAACGGGAGGATAGGGGCCTTGAATCTGCTCGTTAAGAGGCATCCTTATTCACTTGCTTCTTTCACCCTGAAAATTTTGGCAGCCATTCCTGAAACAGTCCCCGTTGAAACGTATGCACATCTTCTTCCGGGGAAATCTCCTCCGACCAGTATGGCAGTGAGGGAGGAAGACTGGGTTGAATGTGACAAGATGGTTAAATTCATTACTAAGTTGCCTGAGAGTGACAAAAATGATTCTCATATTCAAACCGAGCCAATTGTCAGGAGGTGTTTGGGGTATAACTGGCCATCATTAGAAGAACTCACTTTATGGTACAAGAACAGGGCAAGAGATATTGATTCTTCCACTGGGCTGCTAGACAACTGCATCTGCTTGATTGATATTGCATGTCGAAAAGGCATATCTGAGGTGGAACAGTTCCGTGAGGACCTATCATACTTGCACCAGATAATTTATTCTGATGAATTTGGGAGCGAAATCTGCTTCAGCTTGAGTCTTGTTGGGTGGGAGAAATTACCTGATTATGACAAATTTAAGATAATGCTTGAAGGGGTTAAAGCAGAAACTGTGGTTACTAGATTGCACGACAAGGCAATTCCATTTATGCAGAGAAGGTATTCGGAGACAACCAACCACAATGAGGAGTCCTTTCTTGTTAAATGGCTGAAGGAGATTGCAGCAAAAAGTGACATGGATTTGTGCTCCAAAGTTATAGAGGAAGGGTGTACAGATTTGTATactgtttgtttttttaaggATGAGGTTGAAGTTGTTGATTGTGCTCTGCAATGTCTGTATTTGTGCAAAGTTACGGATAAGTGGAACGTCATGGCAACAATGCTCTCGAAGCTACCAAAGATACATG ATATTCATGGTGGTGACGACATTCAGAAAAGGCTGAAACTGGCAGAAGGTCATATAGAAGCAGGGAGGCTCTTGGAACTTTATCAG GTCCCAAAGCCAATTAATTATTTCCTTGAGGTTCATTCGGACGAAAAAGGTGTTAAGCAGATCCTTCGACTCATGCTTTCGAAATTTGTTCGTCGTCAACCTGGAAGATCTGATAATGACTGGGCCTGCATGTGGCGAGATCTACGACAGTTGCAAGAGAAAGCATTTCCTTTCCTTGATCTTGAGTTCATGCTGACGGAGTTCTGTAGAGGACTTCTGAAGGCTGGAAAGTTTTCTCTAGCTAGAAATTATCTCAAGGGTACGGGCTCAGTTGCTCTGCCATCGGAGAAGGCAGAGAGTCTTGTTATTAATGCGGCAAAGGAATACTTCTTCTCTGCTCCGAGTCTTGCTTCGGAAGAA ATATGGAGAGCAAGGGAGTGCCTGAATATATTTTCTAGTAGCCGGACTGTTAAAGCCGAGGCCGATGTCATTGATGCAGTTACTGTTAGGCTTCCAGATCTTGGGGTTACTCTCTTACCAGTTCAGTTCAAACAAGTAAATGACCCAATGGAGATTATTAAGATGGCAATCACAGGGCATCCTGGGGCTTATCTACATGTTGAAGAACTTATTGAGGTTGCTAAACTTCTTGGGTTGAACACTTCAGAAAATATATCGTCTGTTGAAGAAGCTATTGCTAGAGAAGCTGCAGTTGCAGGTGATCTGCAGCTGGCTTTTGATCTATGCCTTGTTCTAACCAAAAAGGGGCATGGTCCTATTTGGGATTTAGGTGCCGCAATAGCAAGAGGTCCTGCACTTGAGCACATGGATGTAAGTTCTCGAAAGCAGTTGCTTGGCTTTGCTTTGGGTCACTGTGATGATGAATCGATCAGTGAGTTATTGCACGCTTGGAAAGATCTTGACCTGCAAGGCCAATGCGAGACTCTAGGAATACTATCAGAATCAGATTCTCCAGAGTTCCGCAAGATGGACGGTGTTTCTTGTCTGAGAGATAACCCTCAGATGCTTGATGGGCTAAGCTTTGATCAACAGCTAGATTTGGGTAGAGTCAAGGATACACTTTCTGTTGTTGCTAAGGACTTACCGGTTGAAAACAGCGTGGACATGGAATCTCTTCTAAAGGAAAATGGGAAGCTTCTCTCATTTGCTGCTTCGCATCTACCTTGGTTGCTTAAGCTGGGTAGAAATAGGCAATTAGATAAAAATCTAGCGATTGATTCAGTTCCTGGAAAGCAGTTTGTCAGCACAAAAGCAACTGCTCTCGTTACCATTCTTTCTTGGCTGGCTAGAAATGGTTTTGCACCAAAAGATGAGCTCATAGCCATGATTACAGACTCGATCATTGAACAACCTGTAACAAAAGAGGAAGACATTGTAGGATGCTCCTTTCTGTTGAATCTAGTTGATGCATCTAATGCAGTAGAAGTGATAGAAAAGCAGTTGAGAATAAGAGGGAACTACCAAGAAATTCGAAGTATCATGAGTCTAGGGATGGTATATAGTTTGCTACATGACTCTGGAGTAGAGTGTACGGCTCCCAACCAGAGGAGAGAACTGCTACTAAAGAACTTTGAGAGAAAGCAGATAGAAAGTCTCTCTG ATGATGTGAGCAGGATCGACAAACTTCAATCAACTTTCTGGAAGGAATGGAAACATAAATTAGAGGAAAAAATGCACGTAGCTGATCGTTCTAGAATGCTGGAGCGAATCATTCCCGGAGTTGATACGGAAAGATTTTTGGCCCATGACATTGACTACATCAAGGCTGCCGTTTTCTCATTCATTGAATCTTTGAAATCGGAGAAGAAGCTTATTTTAAAGGATGTGCTAAAATTAGCTGATACATACGGCCTGAAGCAGTCAGAG GTGATATTAAGGTATTTAAGCGCTATCCTTTGCTCTGAGGTTTGGACAAATGAGGACATCACGGCTGAAATTTTACAAGTCAAGGAAGAAATACTGGCCTTTGCTTCGGACACTATACAGACCATAAGCACATTCGTGTACCCCGCAGTTAGTGGTCTTGACAAACAACGCCTTGCTTACATATATAGCCTCCTTTCTGAGTGCTATTGCCGTTTGGAAGAAAGCAAGGAAGAGGCATCGTTGGTGCAACAAGTTCAACCGGATGGTTCTTTCGCTGGGTTTTCAAATTTGTATAGCATCCTTCAGCAAGAATGCAGTAGGGTGTCGTTTATCACAGATTTGGATTTCAAGAATATTGTGGGATTGGGAGGTTTAAACCTTGACAGATTCAACAATGAAGTTCATGCCCACATCAACGAGATGAACTTGGAAGCTTTGGCCAAGATGGTAGAAAATCTCACTGGCTTCTTCGTGGAGAACTCACCCAAGGGTCTCCTTTCCTGGCAAGATGTCTACGTacaatatataatgaatttgtTAGATACTCTGGAAAGTAGAAGAGATCTTGATTTTGGAAGTGCAGAGAGTTTTCAGGGCTTCCTCAGTCAACTTGAGCAGACCTACGACCACTCTAGAGTATATATCAGGGTCTTGGAACCTTTACAGGCTCTGGAAATCATGAAGCGGCATTTCATGTTAGTTCTACCGCCAAGTGGTTCCTACGTGCACATCCCTGATAGTTCAACATGGCAAGAATGTCTTATATTACTGATTAACTTTTGGATAAGGTTGGCCGATGAGATGCAGGAAGTAAAATCTTCCAGTCCAAGTCTTGTGGAGAATCTTATCTTAAGCCCTGACTGCATTAATAGCTGTCTTACTGTTCTTATAAGACTAGTAATGGACGACAGTCTGTCCCCAAGTCAGGTTTGGGCTGCAATACTTGTCTACCTTAGGTCTGGCTTGGTTGGTGATTACGCCACTGAGATCTTCAACTTCTGCAGAGCTATAGTCTTCTCTGGTTGCGGCTTTGGGCCTATTTCTGATGTCTTCTCACATTTATCCTCTCGGTATCCAACAGCTTTGCAGGATCTTCCCCATCTTTATTTGAGCGTACTTGAACCTATATTGCAGGATTTGGTCTCTGGGGCTCACGAAACACAGAATCTTTACCGGTTGCTATCTTCTCTCAGTAACTTGGAAGGAAACCTGGATGAACTGAAGCGTGTTAGGCTTGTAGTGTGGGAGGAACTCGTAATATTCTCCGAGAACCTGGAGTTGCCAAGTCAGGTTCGCGTCTACTCCTTAGAGCTTATGCAGTTCATCTCTGGTAAGAATATCAAGGGCTCGTCGTCTGAGTTACAGTCAAATGTTATGCCATGGGATGGTTCCGCTGAATTACTATTATCTAGGCAGAAGACTGAAGACGACACACTTAACCAAGCGTTGCCTGACCAGGCTGATGGCTCTAGCAGACTCACAAACACTCTGGTGGCACTTAAATCATCTCAGATCGCCGTGGCGTCTATTTCTCCAGGCTTAGAGATCTCCCCAGAGGATCTATCGAGTGTTGAAACATCCGTTTCATGCTTTTCTAAACTCTCTGCTGCTGTTACTACAGCTTCACAAGCTGGAGCTCTTCTGACGATTTTAGAAGGATGGGAAGAGCTGTTTGAAGCTAAGAAAGCCGAACTATTACCTTCTAATGAGGCGACCGAGGAAGGAAATGACTGGGGAGATGATGATTGGAATGATGGATGGGAAACACTTCAGGATTTAGAAcccaaagagaaagagaaaaaggaacATGTAGTCGCAGCTCATCCTTTACATTCGTGTTGGCTGGATCTTTTCAGAAAATACATCTCTCTGGGTATGCCGGAACAAGTTCTACGTCTTATAGATGGATCGCTTCAGAAACCCGAAGAGGTCCTGCTTGAAGACAATGAAGCAGAAAGCCTGACTGCTGGTATCTTGGCCAGTACCGACCCATTTCTCGCACTAATGATTTCTCTTTTGCTTCCCTACGAACGGGTCAGATCTCAGTGCCTCGGTGTTGTTGAAGACAAGTTGAAGCAAGAAGGCCTTCCAGAGTTATCGAGTCAGAACCATCACAACGTTCTTCTTCTGGTTATATATTCTGAGACACTCTCAACGATAATCTCGAACTCTAGCTATGGGTCAGTCTTCTCTTTCCTCTGTTATATAGTTGGAAAGCTATCTCGGGAGTTCCAAGAGGAGCGGATAAGAGAAGCAGGCAACAAAGAGGCCAATACAAGTTCTGAGAGACGTCTTCTGTCATGTTTTGGGGAGCTCATGTTCCCATGTTTTATCTCGGGGCTTGTGAAGGCTGGTCAGCAGATATTAGCAGGGTTTTTGGTAACCAAGTTCATGCACAGCAACCCATCACTGAGTCTGATTAATGTTACAGAGGCAAGTCTGAGGAGATACTTGGAGAAACAGGTCGAGTCTTCGGAGGATTCCTCTGGTGAGACCACCACAGAACTTGAAACGCTGAAGAACACAGTGTCAAATCTAAGGGTTAACTCAAAGGAAGTCATACGATCTGCCTTGGCATCTCTTTGTACAAACAACAGATGA